One Hordeum vulgare subsp. vulgare chromosome 4H, MorexV3_pseudomolecules_assembly, whole genome shotgun sequence DNA window includes the following coding sequences:
- the LOC123449788 gene encoding cytochrome c-type biogenesis CcmH-like mitochondrial protein: MASEEDVKQRQVVEDRARNISHNVRCTECGSQSIEDSQADVAVLLRRLIRDEIKSGKSDKEIYKKLEEDFGETVLYAPKFDLQTAAIWLSPVIVGGVAAGVWAYQKHRQRTNVHIMALNLVRGVPLTPREKETMIDILTPPPPARRWWWPLK, translated from the exons ATGGCTAGTGAAGAGGATGTGAAGCAGCGGCAGGTTGTTGAAGACCGTGCAAGAAATATTAGCCACAATGTACGGTGCACTGAGTGTGGCAGCCAGTCCATTGAAGATTCACAAGCAGATGTTGCAGTTCTCCTTAGAAGG CTAATTCGTGATGAAATAAAATCTGGAAAGAGTGATAAGGAGATATACAAAAAACTAGAAGAAGACTTTGGAGAAACAGTTCTATATGCCCCTAAATTTGATCTTCAAACTGCTGCCATATGGTTATCGCCG GTGATTGTGGGTGGCGTAGCAGCTGGCGTGTGGGCTTACCAAAAGCACAGGCAAAGGACCAACGTTCACATCATGGCTCTGAACCTCGTCCGAGGGGTTCCCCTGACTCCAAGGGAGAAGGAGACGATGATCGACATCCTCACGCCGCCCCCACCGgcaaggaggtggtggtggcctcTCAAATGA